Proteins encoded in a region of the Zea mays cultivar B73 chromosome 4, Zm-B73-REFERENCE-NAM-5.0, whole genome shotgun sequence genome:
- the LOC100192466 gene encoding actin-related protein 3 isoform X3 gives MVRSFVRWQLFNGFKDFFFCNWQVQILQVYDWDTMERFWQQCIFNYLRCNPEEHYFLLTDSPVSTPESRECTGEIMFETFNVPGLYISVQSVLSLSAGYAYLKSLSDDDSDTRSDMTGVVVDIGDGAPQIVPVVNGYVIGSSIKSFPSSGSDVTQFISQLLQERGELLAPEDSLDISRKVKEVYCYTCSDIVKEFKKHDKKPDKYIKHWSAVKPKTGVPYTIDIGYERFLGPEIFFNPEIYSADFSTPLPELIDNCVQSAPIDTRRALYKNIVLSGGSTMFKDFHKRLQTDIKKIVDDRVAATNARHRVEVRPIEVNVVAHPIQSYAVWFGGSVAASNPEFFEFCHTKEEYEEHGASICRTSPVFKGMY, from the exons GAGCTTTGTAAGATGGCAGCTTTTTAATGGCTTCAAGGACTTCTTTTTCTGTAATTGGCAAGTCCAAATCCTCCAG gtttatgactGGGATACAATGGAGAGATTTTGGCAGCAATGTATTTTCAATTATCTACGTTGCAATCCCGAAGAGCACTATTTCCTTCTTACGGATAGTCCTGTTAGTACACCTGAAAGTCGTGAATGTACAGGAGAAATAATGTTCGAGACCTTCAATGTCCCTGGATTATATATTTCTGTTCAATCTGTCCTCAGCCTTTCTGCTGGATATGCATATCTGAAAAGTCTTTCTGATGACGATTCCGATACCAGG TCTGATATGACAGGAGTAGTAGTTGATATTGGGGATGGAGCTCCACAAATCGTGCCAGTTGTAAATGGCTATGTAATTGGGAGTAGCATAaagtcttttccttcttccggAAGTGATGTAACCCAGTTTATTTCGCAACTTTTACAG GAAAGAGGTGAGCTTTTGGCACCTGAGGATTCTTTGGATATATCTCGTAAAGTGAAAGAAGTGTATTGTTATACTTGTTCAGACATTGTCAAG GAGTTCAAGAAGCATGACAAGAAGCCTGATAAGTACATCAAACATTGGTCAGCTGTTAAACCAAAGACGGGGGTCCCATATACAATTGACATTGGATATGAACGCTTTCTTGGGCCAGAG ATCTTCTTCAATCCTGAGATTTACTCTGCCGACTTCTCCACTCCTTTACCTGAGTTGATTGATAACTGTGTTCAGTCTGCACCAATTGACACAAGGAGAGCTCTGTACAAG AATATAGTATTATCTGGTGGATCTACCATGTTTAAAGACTTCCACAAGAGACTCCAAACTGATATAAAGAAGATAGTGGATGACCGTGTTGCTGCGACTAATGCCCGTCATCGTGTGGAAGTGAGA CCTATTGAAGTCAACGTGGTTGCCCATCCAATCCAGAGTTATGCAGTTTGGTTCGGGGGGTCAGTAGCTGCATCTAACCCTGAATTCTTTGAG TTCTGCCACACAAAGGAGGAATACGAGGAACATGGAGCCAGCATCTGCAGAACAAGCCCGGTTTTCAAAGGAATGTACTGA
- the LOC100192466 gene encoding actin-related protein 3 isoform X2, protein MADLDFFIGDEALSRFRSSGLYTLRSPIRHGQVYDWDTMERFWQQCIFNYLRCNPEEHYFLLTDSPVSTPESRECTGEIMFETFNVPGLYISVQSVLSLSAGYAYLKSLSDDDSDTRSDMTGVVVDIGDGAPQIVPVVNGYVIGSSIKSFPSSGSDVTQFISQLLQERGELLAPEDSLDISRKVKEVYCYTCSDIVKEFKKHDKKPDKYIKHWSAVKPKTGVPYTIDIGYERFLGPEIFFNPEIYSADFSTPLPELIDNCVQSAPIDTRRALYKNIVLSGGSTMFKDFHKRLQTDIKKIVDDRVAATNARHRVEVRPIEVNVVAHPIQSYAVWFGGSVAASNPEFFEFCHTKEEYEEHGASICRTSPVFKGMY, encoded by the exons gtttatgactGGGATACAATGGAGAGATTTTGGCAGCAATGTATTTTCAATTATCTACGTTGCAATCCCGAAGAGCACTATTTCCTTCTTACGGATAGTCCTGTTAGTACACCTGAAAGTCGTGAATGTACAGGAGAAATAATGTTCGAGACCTTCAATGTCCCTGGATTATATATTTCTGTTCAATCTGTCCTCAGCCTTTCTGCTGGATATGCATATCTGAAAAGTCTTTCTGATGACGATTCCGATACCAGG TCTGATATGACAGGAGTAGTAGTTGATATTGGGGATGGAGCTCCACAAATCGTGCCAGTTGTAAATGGCTATGTAATTGGGAGTAGCATAaagtcttttccttcttccggAAGTGATGTAACCCAGTTTATTTCGCAACTTTTACAG GAAAGAGGTGAGCTTTTGGCACCTGAGGATTCTTTGGATATATCTCGTAAAGTGAAAGAAGTGTATTGTTATACTTGTTCAGACATTGTCAAG GAGTTCAAGAAGCATGACAAGAAGCCTGATAAGTACATCAAACATTGGTCAGCTGTTAAACCAAAGACGGGGGTCCCATATACAATTGACATTGGATATGAACGCTTTCTTGGGCCAGAG ATCTTCTTCAATCCTGAGATTTACTCTGCCGACTTCTCCACTCCTTTACCTGAGTTGATTGATAACTGTGTTCAGTCTGCACCAATTGACACAAGGAGAGCTCTGTACAAG AATATAGTATTATCTGGTGGATCTACCATGTTTAAAGACTTCCACAAGAGACTCCAAACTGATATAAAGAAGATAGTGGATGACCGTGTTGCTGCGACTAATGCCCGTCATCGTGTGGAAGTGAGA CCTATTGAAGTCAACGTGGTTGCCCATCCAATCCAGAGTTATGCAGTTTGGTTCGGGGGGTCAGTAGCTGCATCTAACCCTGAATTCTTTGAG TTCTGCCACACAAAGGAGGAATACGAGGAACATGGAGCCAGCATCTGCAGAACAAGCCCGGTTTTCAAAGGAATGTACTGA
- the LOC100192466 gene encoding Actin-related protein 3 codes for MERFWQQCIFNYLRCNPEEHYFLLTDSPVSTPESRECTGEIMFETFNVPGLYISVQSVLSLSAGYAYLKSLSDDDSDTRSDMTGVVVDIGDGAPQIVPVVNGYVIGSSIKSFPSSGSDVTQFISQLLQERGELLAPEDSLDISRKVKEVYCYTCSDIVKEFKKHDKKPDKYIKHWSAVKPKTGVPYTIDIGYERFLGPEIFFNPEIYSADFSTPLPELIDNCVQSAPIDTRRALYKNIVLSGGSTMFKDFHKRLQTDIKKIVDDRVAATNARHRVEVRPIEVNVVAHPIQSYAVWFGGSVAASNPEFFEFCHTKEEYEEHGASICRTSPVFKGMY; via the exons ATGGAGAGATTTTGGCAGCAATGTATTTTCAATTATCTACGTTGCAATCCCGAAGAGCACTATTTCCTTCTTACGGATAGTCCTGTTAGTACACCTGAAAGTCGTGAATGTACAGGAGAAATAATGTTCGAGACCTTCAATGTCCCTGGATTATATATTTCTGTTCAATCTGTCCTCAGCCTTTCTGCTGGATATGCATATCTGAAAAGTCTTTCTGATGACGATTCCGATACCAGG TCTGATATGACAGGAGTAGTAGTTGATATTGGGGATGGAGCTCCACAAATCGTGCCAGTTGTAAATGGCTATGTAATTGGGAGTAGCATAaagtcttttccttcttccggAAGTGATGTAACCCAGTTTATTTCGCAACTTTTACAG GAAAGAGGTGAGCTTTTGGCACCTGAGGATTCTTTGGATATATCTCGTAAAGTGAAAGAAGTGTATTGTTATACTTGTTCAGACATTGTCAAG GAGTTCAAGAAGCATGACAAGAAGCCTGATAAGTACATCAAACATTGGTCAGCTGTTAAACCAAAGACGGGGGTCCCATATACAATTGACATTGGATATGAACGCTTTCTTGGGCCAGAG ATCTTCTTCAATCCTGAGATTTACTCTGCCGACTTCTCCACTCCTTTACCTGAGTTGATTGATAACTGTGTTCAGTCTGCACCAATTGACACAAGGAGAGCTCTGTACAAG AATATAGTATTATCTGGTGGATCTACCATGTTTAAAGACTTCCACAAGAGACTCCAAACTGATATAAAGAAGATAGTGGATGACCGTGTTGCTGCGACTAATGCCCGTCATCGTGTGGAAGTGAGA CCTATTGAAGTCAACGTGGTTGCCCATCCAATCCAGAGTTATGCAGTTTGGTTCGGGGGGTCAGTAGCTGCATCTAACCCTGAATTCTTTGAG TTCTGCCACACAAAGGAGGAATACGAGGAACATGGAGCCAGCATCTGCAGAACAAGCCCGGTTTTCAAAGGAATGTACTGA